From one Marinobacter sp. LV10MA510-1 genomic stretch:
- a CDS encoding helix-turn-helix domain-containing protein: MPKLMQPVSSEERIRAREEIFAALDRGDLELGGAIRRMRREWTGLSQGRFGKIAGLSANTMSAVERDAESATVKTLNQILKRFGMRLTLRQISAIPSDH; the protein is encoded by the coding sequence ATGCCAAAACTCATGCAACCCGTAAGCAGTGAAGAGCGAATCCGAGCACGCGAAGAAATCTTTGCCGCGCTTGACCGCGGTGACCTCGAACTGGGTGGCGCGATCCGGCGTATGCGCCGTGAATGGACAGGCCTGAGCCAAGGACGCTTTGGCAAGATTGCAGGACTATCAGCCAATACGATGTCGGCCGTGGAACGGGATGCGGAAAGCGCGACAGTCAAAACGCTTAACCAGATTCTCAAACGCTTTGGGATGCGCCTGACACTGCGCCAAATTTCAGCAATTCCAAGTGATCATTAA